GAACGCGTCGCGGAAAAAGCGCGAGAAGCTGTGAACCAGCACCACATCGAAGGGCGCGGGCTTCGACGTGCCCGCCTCGATCATCCGCTGGAACTCCGGGCGGCGGTCGTTGGTCGCCGTGTTGCCCGGCTCCACGAAAATTTCGACAAGCTGATAGCCGCGCGCCGCGCACCAAGCTTCGCCCTGCTTGCGCTGGTCGGGGATCGACACGTCATGCTCGGCCTGCCGGGCAGTCGAGACACGCAGGTAGAGGGCAGCCCGCAGGGCGACGTTGGGGGATTGTGCGTTCATTTGCGGGTTCCTTTCCTGGGGCGTTCGATCAGGGGCAGCACCAGTTCCACCCGGTCATGAACGACCTTGGGCACCAGCTTGAGACCCTTGCCCTTCTCCATACGGACAAGGCCGAAGCTCTCCATCTTCTTGAGTGTGCGCGAGACATTCGGTGTCGCGCGGCCAGTGATCTGCGCCAGTTCCTCTAGTGAGCCGGGTTCTTGCTCTTGGATGACGCGGAGCAATTCGCGATTGCCCGCAGAGAGAAGCCGGGCGAACGACTCCGTGGAGGCGAACCAGACGGTCGGTTCGCCGGGCGCAGGTTTTTCCTCGCCTCGCGCGATCCGCATCGTGCGAGCCTTCATTTCCTCGGGGTCGGCGATCCCAACTTTCAGCGTCGTCATGGCATATTCCGATGCTACAAATCAGGGCTTATCCTTATCATCACGAGATAATAATTTCAAGCCTTCTGGTAGATCGAGAGAACCGAACATCTCGTCGAAAACATCGGCGAACCAACGCTCGAACACCTGAATCTCAGCCTCGGTGATCGGCACTTCGTCGGGCCAGTCATCAATGACGGGCAGCTTCTCCACGTCGAAGACATGAGCTGGACTGCCGCGCGAGGGGCTAATGCGCGGCGCGGGATCTCGGCCATAGTCATAGAGATCGTCGTGGTAGAGGTCGTCGGGGAGCGTTCCGGGGGCCGGTTGTCTTGGGCGGCCTCGTTGGGCGCGGCGGCGCTCTGCGCACATGGTATCCTCCGTGCTTCGCTAATGGATTCGGGGGCGGTATGGCCCCGGAATTAGGCGAAGCATGGAGGGGAATCGGCGGTGTGTAGCGTGCCGCATTCGCGCCTATGTGCTGGCGGCACCCCCACAATGGATCAGGAGGGCTGCCGCCGTGCCTTCGCGAAACCGCGATCCGTGGCGATGAATCGCTCCAGCATCGGCACGATCAGTCTGGCAGGCTCGATGGGCGCGCCGCCATCGGCCAACAGAGCGCCATAGTCGATGAGGTCACGATGGAGCTGAGCGGGCAGTTCCACCATCACCTTCACCGGCTTATCGTCGGCCAGCGGGCCGAGTTTGAGCTTCGCCATAGTCAATTCCTGTAGGGTTCGAGGACTAAATCTCGCGTCACAATGACCCTGACCGGGAAGCCCGGCCGGATGGTCAGCGTCGGCGCGACCTGCAACTGTCGCTGGACGATCTGCTGTCCGGCCTGATTGATGGTGTCCTGCGCCCCGTCGCGGATAGCCCGGATCAGCCGGTCCTCGTCGTCGGTCGCCAGTTCAGTGCCGATGCCGAGCAAGGTGGACAGCCCCGCCGCTTTCATCAGATCCCACCAGTGATAATCGACGCCATCCTCAAGCCCGGCATAACCGGAGGCGTCTGCGCCCGGTTGGCGCTCCAGCACGATGGAGCGGCCATTGGGCAGGATCAGGCGGTTCCAGACAAGCAGCACGCGGCGCTGGCCGAACTGCACGCCGGCATCATATTGGCCGATGATGCGCGTTCCCTGCGGGATCAAGAGGAGAGCGCCGGTCGGGCTGTCATAGACGTTCTCTGTCACCTGCGCGGTGATCTGGCCGGGAAGGTCCGAACGAATGCCGGTTATCATGGCTGCCGGGATCACGGCCCCAGCCTGAAGGATGTAGGGCGATGCGGGAGCCATGATGCGGTCGAGAGCGACAGTCTGCCGGTCCACCGGACCATTGAGGAAGGTGGTGTGCCTGTCCTGAGTTGCGGGCTGACCGCCAACGCCAAGACCGGCCAGGCCCGGCATATTGGAAGCGGCTGCTGTAGTTGTTCTCTGCCCGGACTGGAAGAAAACCGTGCTGAGACGTGCGGCTTCCTCTTCGGCAAGACGGCGTTCTTCGGCAGGATCGCGGGCGGGCGACGCCATTGCGGGCGGCGTGACGGGTTGGCCCCGGTTCTGCGCGTCGAGGATCGGGCCGCCGAGATCGCCGGGCAAGGCCGGTCCAAGGACGGGGCCGGTATAGTCACGCGGCAGGCCGGACAGTCCGTCCGCCGTGGGGCGGTTCTCGGTCGAGTAAAGTTCTTCGCCGCTGCCGCTCATGTCACGGGTCTGAAGCGCATAGATCAGCGCCCCGCCGATCCCGAACAGCGCGACGGCTCCGACACCGGCCAGCATCTTGCGCGACAGGCGGGTGACTCGCGGCGGTTCGGCACGCAGCCGCATTGGTGCGGTGGTGTCCGCTGCGGCTTCTACAGGGATGGTGTCTTCGGTCATGACGGGGATTCTCCGGTCGCCTTTGCCGGCTGTGCAGCCTGCCGTTGCTCGATGCGGACGATCCTGACCGTCTGCTGACGATCACCGCTGCCAAGGCGCAGTTCGGCTGCTCCGAACAGGCGGTCCACGATCAGGATATTCTGGTGGATGCGGCTGTTGACGATCTGGGTCTCGCCATTGGAGCCGATGACGAAGATCGGCGGCATCTCGCCCTGCACGATGCCGCGTGGGAAGACGACATAGACGCGGCGGCCATCGTCGAAGATGGAAATGGGCCGCCACGGCGGACTGTCTCCGGTCAGGCCATAGCGATAGTTGCGCGCCGCCTCGGCCGGGATGATCGGTGCTGCCGGAACGGTCTGGCGTTGG
This sequence is a window from Paracoccus aerodenitrificans. Protein-coding genes within it:
- a CDS encoding MarR family transcriptional regulator — encoded protein: MTTLKVGIADPEEMKARTMRIARGEEKPAPGEPTVWFASTESFARLLSAGNRELLRVIQEQEPGSLEELAQITGRATPNVSRTLKKMESFGLVRMEKGKGLKLVPKVVHDRVELVLPLIERPRKGTRK
- a CDS encoding DUF2274 domain-containing protein, which produces MAKLKLGPLADDKPVKVMVELPAQLHRDLIDYGALLADGGAPIEPARLIVPMLERFIATDRGFAKARRQPS
- a CDS encoding TrbI/VirB10 family protein encodes the protein MTEDTIPVEAAADTTAPMRLRAEPPRVTRLSRKMLAGVGAVALFGIGGALIYALQTRDMSGSGEELYSTENRPTADGLSGLPRDYTGPVLGPALPGDLGGPILDAQNRGQPVTPPAMASPARDPAEERRLAEEEAARLSTVFFQSGQRTTTAAASNMPGLAGLGVGGQPATQDRHTTFLNGPVDRQTVALDRIMAPASPYILQAGAVIPAAMITGIRSDLPGQITAQVTENVYDSPTGALLLIPQGTRIIGQYDAGVQFGQRRVLLVWNRLILPNGRSIVLERQPGADASGYAGLEDGVDYHWWDLMKAAGLSTLLGIGTELATDDEDRLIRAIRDGAQDTINQAGQQIVQRQLQVAPTLTIRPGFPVRVIVTRDLVLEPYRN